In a genomic window of Streptococcus mitis NCTC 12261:
- a CDS encoding thiamine diphosphokinase, translated as MSEYKLSENNWTRVAVFAGGDRGHYRTDFDCFVGVDRGSLWVLEEKLPLALAVGDFDSVTAEERQVIQKRAQHFVQARPEKDDTDLELALLTIFEQNSQAQVTIFGALGGRIDHMLANVFLPSNPKLAPYMRQIEIEDGQNLIAYCPEGTSQLEPRSDYDYLAFMPVRDSQLTILGAKYELTEENFFFKKVYASNEYIDREVSVTCPDGYVVVLHSKDRR; from the coding sequence ATGAGCGAGTACAAACTCTCAGAAAACAACTGGACTAGGGTTGCCGTTTTTGCAGGCGGAGACCGCGGTCATTATCGGACAGACTTTGATTGCTTTGTCGGTGTGGATCGAGGCTCGCTCTGGGTCTTGGAAGAAAAGCTGCCTCTTGCTCTAGCAGTTGGGGATTTTGATTCTGTTACTGCAGAAGAGCGACAGGTGATTCAAAAACGTGCCCAGCATTTTGTTCAAGCCCGACCAGAAAAAGATGATACAGATCTGGAATTGGCTCTCTTAACCATCTTTGAGCAAAATTCTCAGGCTCAGGTTACTATTTTCGGTGCTTTGGGTGGTCGTATTGATCATATGCTAGCTAACGTCTTTCTACCTAGCAATCCTAAGTTGGCGCCCTATATGCGCCAGATAGAAATTGAGGATGGGCAAAATTTGATTGCCTATTGTCCAGAAGGGACCAGTCAGCTAGAACCCCGTTCAGACTACGACTATCTAGCCTTTATGCCAGTTCGGGATAGCCAGCTGACTATTCTCGGAGCTAAGTATGAGTTGACAGAGGAGAATTTTTTCTTTAAAAAAGTGTACGCTTCTAACGAATATATAGATAGGGAAGTTTCGGTGACTTGCCCAGATGGTTATGTGGTCG
- the rpe gene encoding ribulose-phosphate 3-epimerase → MSQYKIAPSILAADYANFEREIKRLEATGAEYAHIDIMDGHFVPQISFGAGVVEALRPHSKMVFDCHLMVANPEHHLEDFARAGADIISIHVEATPHIHGALQKIRSLGVKPSVVINPGTPVEAIKHVLHLVDQVLVMTVNPGFGGQAFLPETMDKVRELVALREEKGLNFEIEVDGGIDDQTIAQAKEAGATVFVAGSYVFKGDVNERVQTLRKQLD, encoded by the coding sequence ATGTCTCAATACAAGATTGCTCCGTCAATTCTGGCAGCAGATTATGCCAACTTTGAACGTGAAATCAAACGTCTAGAAGCAACTGGGGCAGAGTATGCCCATATCGATATCATGGATGGCCATTTTGTCCCGCAAATCAGTTTTGGTGCAGGTGTGGTTGAAGCTCTTCGTCCTCATAGTAAGATGGTCTTCGACTGCCACTTGATGGTAGCTAATCCAGAGCATCATTTAGAAGACTTTGCGCGTGCAGGTGCGGATATCATCAGTATCCATGTGGAAGCAACGCCCCATATTCATGGTGCCCTCCAAAAAATTCGTTCACTCGGAGTTAAGCCTTCAGTTGTTATCAATCCTGGCACACCAGTTGAAGCCATCAAGCACGTGCTTCACCTAGTTGACCAAGTCTTAGTCATGACAGTTAACCCAGGCTTTGGTGGGCAAGCCTTTCTACCAGAGACCATGGATAAGGTCCGTGAGTTGGTTGCCCTTCGTGAGGAAAAAGGTTTGAACTTTGAGATTGAAGTGGATGGTGGGATTGATGACCAAACTATTGCCCAAGCTAAAGAAGCTGGTGCGACCGTTTTTGTAGCAGGTTCCTATGTCTTTAAGGGAGATGTCAATGAGCGAGTACAAACTCTCAGAAAACAACTGGACTAG
- the rsgA gene encoding ribosome small subunit-dependent GTPase A, producing MQGQIIKALAGFYYVESEGKVYQTRARGNFRKKGHTPYVGDWVDFSAEENSEGYILKIHERKNSLVRPPIVNIDQAVVIMSVKEPDFNSNLLDRFLVLLEHKGIHPIVYISKMDLLEDREELDFYEQTYGNIGYDFVTSKEALLPLLTGKVTVFMGQTGVGKSTLLNKIAPDLNLETGEISDSLGRGRHTTRAVSFYNLNGGKIADTPGFSSLDYEVSTAEDLNQAFPEIATVSRDCKFRTCTHTHEPSCAVKPAVEEGTIAPFRFDNYLQFLSEIENRRETYKKVSKKIPK from the coding sequence ATGCAGGGACAAATCATTAAAGCCTTGGCGGGGTTCTACTATGTAGAAAGTGAGGGCAAGGTGTATCAAACACGAGCGCGTGGAAATTTCCGTAAAAAAGGTCATACCCCTTACGTTGGGGACTGGGTCGACTTTTCTGCCGAAGAAAATTCAGAAGGCTATATCCTCAAGATTCACGAACGCAAAAATAGCCTAGTCCGTCCGCCCATTGTCAATATTGACCAAGCTGTAGTAATCATGTCCGTCAAGGAACCTGATTTTAACAGCAATTTGCTGGATCGTTTCTTGGTTCTTTTGGAACACAAGGGAATCCATCCCATCGTTTATATTTCTAAAATGGATTTGTTGGAAGATAGAGAAGAACTGGATTTTTATGAACAGACTTATGGTAATATCGGCTACGACTTTGTGACCAGTAAAGAGGCACTCCTGCCTTTATTAACAGGCAAGGTTACGGTCTTTATGGGGCAGACAGGTGTTGGGAAGTCAACTCTTCTCAATAAAATCGCACCAGACCTCAATCTTGAAACAGGAGAAATTTCAGACAGTCTGGGTCGCGGGCGCCACACTACTCGAGCAGTTAGTTTTTATAATCTCAATGGGGGTAAAATCGCAGACACACCAGGTTTTTCATCCTTGGATTATGAAGTATCAACGGCGGAAGACCTCAATCAGGCCTTCCCAGAGATTGCCACTGTCAGTCGAGACTGCAAATTCCGTACTTGTACCCATACCCATGAGCCTTCTTGTGCGGTTAAGCCAGCAGTTGAAGAAGGTACCATTGCGCCCTTCCGTTTTGACAACTACCTGCAATTCCTCAGTGAGATTGAAAATCGCAGAGAAACCTATAAAAAAGTCAGCAAAAAAATTCCAAAATAA
- the rnmV gene encoding ribonuclease M5: MKEKISQVIVVEGRDDTANLKRYFDVETYETRGSAINEQDIARIQRLHELHGVIVFTDPDFNGERIRRMIMTAIPTVQHAFLKRDEAVPKSKTKGRSLGIEHASYEDLKMALAQITEQFEHESQFDISRSDLIRLGFLAGADSRKRREYLGEALRIGYSNGKQLLKRLELFGVTLAEVEEAMKSYENS; encoded by the coding sequence ATGAAAGAAAAAATTTCCCAAGTTATCGTGGTCGAAGGGCGCGATGATACGGCCAATCTCAAACGCTATTTCGATGTAGAGACCTATGAGACACGAGGTTCTGCCATCAATGAGCAAGATATTGCACGTATTCAGCGCCTACATGAGCTTCATGGAGTCATTGTCTTTACAGACCCAGATTTTAATGGGGAGCGGATTCGTCGCATGATTATGACGGCTATTCCAACAGTTCAGCATGCCTTCCTCAAACGAGATGAAGCTGTTCCCAAGTCCAAGACCAAGGGCCGTTCTCTGGGAATTGAGCATGCCAGCTATGAAGACCTGAAAATGGCTCTAGCTCAGATTACAGAACAATTTGAACATGAGAGTCAGTTTGATATCAGTCGTAGCGACTTGATTCGCCTTGGTTTTCTAGCAGGGGCAGACAGCCGTAAGCGACGAGAATATCTAGGAGAGGCTCTCCGAATTGGCTATTCCAACGGCAAGCAACTCCTCAAACGCCTAGAGTTGTTTGGGGTTACCTTGGCAGAAGTGGAAGAAGCTATGAAATCTTATGAGAACAGCTAA
- the rsmA gene encoding 16S rRNA (adenine(1518)-N(6)/adenine(1519)-N(6))-dimethyltransferase RsmA yields the protein MRIADYSVTKAVLERHGFTFKKSFGQNFLTDTNILQKIVDTAEIDDQVNVIEIGPGIGALTEFLAERAAEVMAFEIDHRLVPILADTLRDFDNVTVVNEDILKVNLAQHIQNFKNPDLPIKVVANLPYYITTPILMHLIESGIPFSEFVVMMQKEVADRISAQPNTKAYGSLSIAVQYYMTAKVAFIVPRTVFVPAPNVDSAILKMVRRPEPAVAVEDENFFFKVSKASFTHRRKTLWNNLTGYFGKTEEVKDKLTKALDQAGLSPSVRGEALSLAEFASLADALKGQGL from the coding sequence ATGAGAATTGCAGATTACAGCGTGACCAAGGCAGTGCTGGAGCGTCACGGTTTTACCTTTAAAAAGTCCTTCGGGCAAAATTTCTTGACGGATACCAATATTCTTCAAAAAATCGTGGATACGGCTGAGATTGATGACCAGGTTAATGTCATCGAAATCGGGCCAGGGATTGGTGCCTTGACGGAGTTTTTGGCTGAGCGTGCAGCAGAAGTTATGGCCTTTGAGATCGACCACCGTTTGGTGCCTATTTTGGCAGATACCTTGCGTGATTTTGACAATGTGACCGTAGTCAACGAGGATATTCTCAAGGTTAATTTGGCGCAACATATCCAGAATTTTAAAAATCCTGACCTGCCAATCAAGGTAGTAGCTAACTTACCATACTACATCACGACACCTATTCTCATGCACTTGATTGAAAGTGGCATTCCGTTTAGTGAGTTTGTCGTCATGATGCAAAAAGAAGTGGCGGACCGCATTTCAGCCCAGCCTAACACTAAGGCATATGGCAGCTTGTCAATCGCTGTTCAATACTATATGACAGCTAAGGTTGCCTTTATCGTGCCTCGTACGGTCTTTGTGCCAGCGCCAAATGTGGATTCGGCCATCTTGAAAATGGTGCGTCGTCCAGAGCCAGCCGTAGCAGTGGAAGACGAGAACTTCTTCTTTAAGGTTTCCAAGGCTAGTTTTACCCATCGCCGCAAGACCTTGTGGAATAACTTGACAGGTTACTTTGGCAAGACTGAAGAGGTTAAGGACAAGCTGACCAAGGCTTTGGATCAAGCAGGCTTGTCACCAAGTGTACGTGGGGAAGCTCTCAGCTTGGCAGAGTTTGCTAGCCTAGCAGACGCACTTAAAGGGCAAGGACTCTAA
- a CDS encoding APC family permease translates to MFTKLKQTFIGRPLKSLTEGEGGLLGKMQALAMLSSDALSSIAYGPEQVVLVLASLSPLAIWWSLPIGLFVLLLLASLTVSYRQIIHAYPQGGGAYMVTRENLSPELGLIAGGSLLVDYMLTVAVSVSSGADAITAALPALHPYNLHISIFLVCLLMLLNLRGLKESASSLMIPVYLFIISTVFLLLYGIFQLVTGSLSYQATSPIGHAVPSLSIVLILRAFTSGSASLTGVEAISNAVPFFKAPKEKNAAQTLTIMSLILGFLFAGITFLNYWMGIMPQHGETILSQMAQGILGNSFLGHLGYYTFQFSTALILAVAANTGFSAFPMLAYNMAKNKYMPHLFMEKGDRLGYSNGILTLAFGAMILLLIFNGNTERLIPLYTIGVFVPFALSQTGMIRHWKKEKGTNFLKPALANILGAIICYAIVLILLFFRLSDIWPFFPIILVLTLLFLAIHSHYQKVAQQLRLYEGIEKRTYDGNLVLVLVGNVTRVSVGAINYAQSIGDEVLAMHISTKETAEKDQEILQEFADYFPTITLKNIKTSYRDIITPTVKYVKRISEDAQKKNYTVTVLVPQFIPNKPWQNILHNQMSLKLKYALRWHQDVVVASYSYHLKE, encoded by the coding sequence ATGTTTACAAAATTAAAACAGACCTTTATCGGTCGTCCTCTTAAGTCCTTAACAGAAGGCGAGGGAGGTCTGCTGGGAAAAATGCAGGCCTTGGCCATGTTGTCAAGCGACGCTCTATCTTCCATTGCCTATGGGCCTGAGCAAGTAGTCCTCGTCTTGGCTAGTCTCTCTCCTCTTGCGATATGGTGGAGTCTTCCTATCGGCCTCTTTGTCCTCCTACTCCTAGCTAGCCTGACCGTCTCCTACCGTCAAATCATCCATGCCTACCCTCAAGGAGGAGGGGCCTATATGGTTACTCGAGAAAATCTATCTCCCGAACTTGGCTTAATTGCTGGAGGTAGTCTGCTGGTTGACTACATGCTGACTGTGGCGGTATCGGTGTCATCTGGAGCCGATGCTATCACAGCAGCTCTCCCTGCTCTCCACCCTTACAACCTCCACATTTCCATTTTTCTAGTTTGTTTGCTTATGCTCTTGAATTTACGGGGCTTAAAAGAATCTGCCAGTTCACTGATGATTCCTGTCTATCTCTTTATCATCAGTACTGTCTTTCTCTTGCTCTATGGAATCTTTCAACTAGTAACTGGTTCTCTCAGCTATCAGGCAACTTCTCCTATCGGGCATGCTGTACCGAGTCTGTCTATCGTTCTCATTCTAAGAGCCTTTACCAGTGGTTCTGCCTCTCTGACAGGGGTTGAAGCTATTTCAAATGCCGTTCCCTTTTTCAAGGCTCCGAAAGAAAAGAATGCAGCTCAGACCTTGACCATCATGTCACTGATTTTAGGTTTTCTGTTTGCTGGTATTACCTTCCTAAACTACTGGATGGGAATTATGCCGCAACACGGAGAAACCATCCTCTCACAGATGGCTCAAGGTATCCTTGGTAATTCCTTCTTAGGCCACCTTGGCTATTATACCTTCCAATTCTCCACAGCCTTAATTTTGGCCGTAGCTGCAAATACCGGCTTTTCGGCCTTCCCTATGCTAGCTTACAATATGGCTAAAAACAAATACATGCCCCATCTCTTTATGGAAAAAGGAGACCGCCTAGGCTACTCTAATGGAATTTTAACTCTGGCATTTGGGGCTATGATTCTTCTTCTCATTTTTAATGGCAATACCGAACGTTTGATTCCCCTTTATACTATCGGGGTCTTCGTTCCCTTCGCCCTATCTCAGACTGGGATGATTCGCCATTGGAAAAAAGAAAAAGGGACAAATTTCTTAAAACCTGCCCTTGCCAATATCCTTGGAGCCATCATTTGCTACGCTATCGTGCTGATCCTGCTCTTTTTCCGTCTCAGTGATATCTGGCCTTTCTTCCCGATTATTCTCGTACTCACCCTACTTTTCTTGGCCATTCACAGTCATTACCAAAAAGTGGCCCAACAACTACGTCTCTATGAAGGCATCGAAAAACGTACCTACGATGGCAATCTTGTCCTCGTCCTAGTAGGAAATGTCACCCGAGTTAGCGTCGGAGCCATTAACTACGCTCAAAGTATCGGTGATGAAGTCTTAGCCATGCACATTTCTACTAAGGAAACAGCAGAGAAAGACCAAGAAATTCTCCAAGAATTTGCCGATTACTTCCCAACCATTACTCTGAAGAACATCAAGACCAGCTACCGCGACATCATCACCCCTACTGTCAAGTATGTCAAACGAATCTCTGAGGATGCCCAGAAAAAGAACTATACAGTCACTGTCCTGGTACCCCAGTTTATCCCTAATAAACCTTGGCAAAATATCCTGCACAATCAGATGAGTCTTAAACTCAAATACGCCCTTCGTTGGCACCAAGACGTCGTTGTCGCTAGCTACTCTTATCACTTAAAAGAATAA
- a CDS encoding peptide ABC transporter substrate-binding protein, giving the protein MKKSKVMLFGAMALTAGLALAACGSSQSSNADKTYSYIFVSNPDTLDYITSTRDSTSSITTNLVDGLLENDQYGNLIPSMAESWTVSKDGLTYTYKIRQGAKWYTSEGEEYADVTAHDFVTGLKYAADKKAENLYLVQDSIKGLADYVEGKSSDFATVGVKAVDDYTLQYTLNQPETYWNSKTTASILSPVNEAFLKSQGDDFGSVTPSSILSNGPYLFKSFTSKSLIELDKNPNYWDKDNVKIEKVKLSFFDGSDQDSIARGFLDGNYTDGRIFPTSSVFAELKKGNEDKITYTPQNSVTFYYLFNVNRQSYKQTMKQSDKEKTDSRAAMQNKDFRQAINFAFDRHAYAAQTNGEDGADRILRNTITPSNFVQVGDKNFGDIVNEKIVNYGKDWANINLNDGKQAFLNPEKAKEKFAKAKESLQAQGVTFPIHLDMPVDQTAKLDVQQAGSFKQTVEETLGKENVVIDVIQLSPDEKDQATYFADTAEQKDYDIDISGWGGDYSDPKTYLAILDPETGSQLKNMGLSEGKDKEVKNKIGLSDYKKLLDQADAEITDTQARYEKYAEAQAWLTDSALFLPVQSGGANPIFRKTVPFTGPFSFVGHKGNADNYKYVELQKEPVTAKQYQELYEKWLKEKAESNKKAQEDLANHIQ; this is encoded by the coding sequence ATGAAGAAATCAAAAGTTATGCTTTTTGGAGCTATGGCTTTGACAGCAGGTCTAGCTCTAGCGGCATGCGGGTCATCTCAATCAAGCAATGCTGACAAGACATACTCTTATATCTTTGTCAGCAACCCTGATACCTTGGATTACATTACCTCTACACGAGACTCTACATCTAGTATCACAACCAACTTGGTTGATGGTTTGTTGGAAAATGACCAGTATGGCAATCTCATCCCCTCTATGGCTGAGTCATGGACCGTGTCAAAAGATGGTTTGACTTACACTTATAAAATCCGTCAGGGAGCTAAATGGTACACTTCTGAAGGAGAAGAGTATGCGGATGTGACGGCTCATGATTTTGTGACTGGTCTCAAGTATGCGGCTGATAAAAAAGCTGAGAACTTGTACTTGGTTCAAGACTCTATCAAGGGACTAGCAGACTATGTTGAAGGGAAATCATCTGATTTTGCAACTGTTGGTGTTAAGGCAGTGGATGATTACACGCTACAATACACTCTCAACCAACCTGAGACTTATTGGAACTCTAAAACAACAGCAAGTATCCTTAGTCCTGTAAATGAAGCCTTCTTGAAGTCTCAGGGAGATGACTTTGGAAGTGTGACACCATCAAGTATCTTGTCAAATGGTCCTTACTTATTTAAATCATTCACATCCAAATCTTTGATTGAACTTGACAAAAACCCTAATTACTGGGATAAGGACAATGTTAAAATCGAGAAAGTGAAACTCTCTTTCTTTGACGGTTCTGACCAAGACAGCATTGCTAGAGGTTTCTTGGATGGTAACTATACAGATGGCCGTATCTTCCCAACAAGTTCAGTCTTTGCTGAACTCAAGAAGGGGAATGAGGACAAGATTACCTACACACCGCAAAACTCAGTTACTTTCTATTATCTTTTCAACGTGAATCGTCAAAGCTACAAGCAGACTATGAAACAGTCTGATAAGGAAAAGACGGATTCACGCGCAGCTATGCAAAATAAAGATTTCCGTCAGGCTATCAACTTTGCCTTTGACCGTCATGCCTATGCAGCGCAGACAAATGGTGAAGATGGAGCAGACCGTATCTTGCGTAATACGATTACACCAAGTAACTTTGTTCAAGTTGGTGATAAGAACTTCGGTGACATTGTCAATGAGAAAATTGTCAACTACGGTAAAGATTGGGCAAATATCAACCTAAACGATGGTAAGCAAGCCTTCTTGAATCCTGAAAAGGCCAAAGAGAAGTTTGCCAAGGCCAAAGAAAGTCTGCAAGCTCAAGGAGTAACCTTCCCAATTCATTTGGATATGCCAGTTGACCAGACTGCCAAATTAGATGTGCAACAGGCTGGCTCTTTCAAACAAACAGTAGAAGAAACTCTTGGTAAGGAGAATGTAGTTATCGATGTTATCCAACTTTCTCCAGATGAAAAAGACCAGGCAACCTACTTTGCAGATACAGCAGAACAAAAAGACTACGATATCGACATCTCAGGATGGGGTGGAGACTACTCAGATCCTAAGACTTACCTAGCTATTCTTGATCCAGAGACAGGTTCTCAGTTGAAAAACATGGGCTTGTCTGAAGGAAAAGACAAGGAAGTCAAGAACAAGATTGGTCTTTCTGACTACAAGAAACTCTTGGATCAGGCTGATGCGGAAATCACAGATACTCAAGCTCGCTATGAAAAATATGCTGAAGCCCAAGCTTGGTTGACAGATAGTGCCCTCTTCCTACCAGTTCAAAGTGGTGGAGCTAACCCAATCTTCCGTAAGACTGTACCGTTTACAGGCCCATTCTCATTCGTTGGTCATAAGGGAAATGCTGACAACTACAAATATGTTGAATTGCAAAAAGAGCCAGTCACTGCTAAACAGTATCAAGAACTCTATGAAAAATGGCTGAAAGAAAAAGCTGAGTCAAATAAAAAAGCTCAGGAAGATTTAGCTAACCATATTCAATAA
- a CDS encoding TatD family hydrolase yields MIFDTHTHLNVEEFAGHEAEEIALAAEMGVTQMNIVGFDKPTIERALELVDEYDQLYATIGWHPTEAGTYTEEIEAYLLDKLKHPKVVALGEIGLDYHWMTAPKEVQEQVFRRQIQLSKDLDLPFVVHTRDALEDTYEIIKSEGVGPRGGIMHSFSGTLEWAEKFVALGMTISFSGVVTFKKATDIQEAARELPLDKILVETDAPYLAPVPKRGRENKTAYTRYVVDFIADLRGMTTEELAAITTANAERIFGLDSK; encoded by the coding sequence ATGATTTTTGATACACATACACACTTGAATGTAGAAGAATTTGCAGGTCATGAGGCAGAAGAAATCGCCTTAGCTGCTGAGATGGGTGTGACACAGATGAATATTGTTGGTTTTGATAAACCGACGATTGAGCGTGCCTTGGAGTTGGTAGATGAGTATGACCAGCTCTATGCGACTATTGGTTGGCATCCGACAGAAGCAGGGACTTACACGGAGGAGATTGAAGCCTACTTGCTTGATAAGCTCAAGCATCCCAAGGTTGTTGCTTTAGGTGAGATTGGTTTGGACTACCATTGGATGACAGCGCCAAAAGAGGTGCAGGAGCAGGTTTTTCGCCGTCAGATTCAGTTATCTAAGGACTTGGATTTACCTTTTGTTGTCCATACTCGTGATGCGCTGGAAGATACCTATGAGATTATCAAAAGTGAGGGCGTTGGTCCTCGTGGTGGGATTATGCACTCATTTTCAGGGACTCTTGAGTGGGCAGAGAAGTTTGTCGCGCTTGGCATGACTATTTCCTTCTCAGGAGTGGTGACTTTTAAGAAGGCCACCGACATCCAAGAGGCGGCTAGAGAACTTCCTTTGGACAAGATTTTGGTGGAGACGGATGCGCCTTACTTGGCTCCTGTTCCTAAACGTGGTCGTGAAAATAAAACAGCCTACACTCGCTATGTAGTGGACTTTATCGCCGACTTACGTGGTATGACGACAGAAGAGCTAGCGGCGATAACAACTGCAAATGCAGAACGAATTTTTGGATTGGACAGCAAGTAA